A single region of the Palaemon carinicauda isolate YSFRI2023 chromosome 17, ASM3689809v2, whole genome shotgun sequence genome encodes:
- the LOC137656727 gene encoding galactoside alpha-(1,2)-fucosyltransferase 2-like: MTQNCWKLGFLSISSVMLVMLYISSENLKLMQQPIMVKMVERISKIQESLGIQPNYSALETSYPVPFERRYNESGCYKRKPVVSIAPWQRVKYRGRFWKGLQLPVIVMSGAGNIGNVMGNYATIYAIGRAYNATVRINPQMHKQMMTVFPNKTIPAILNGTEKIIKKLPFLGHYVYGDKEAAAAGLLGPHIFSAQGSPIEVELFHAYSCEIRKEFTFSSTFQEKVKAFWLAKKDFVGEAVRVGFHIRRGDYVAYVRRRGEKLPNETYYENAMNFYKERFSNVVFVVSSNDRKYIQKTFENHTDVIFVPGKNREEDMAILASCDHSIMTVGTFGFWTAYLAGGYVVYPGDFHIPNYPIQRERFERAHMDYFVPMSSNPL, translated from the exons ATATCTCATCAGAAAACCTCAAACTGATGCAACAGCCAATCATGGTTAAAATGGTTGAAAGAATTTCCAAAATTCAG GAGTCTCTGGGAATACAACCGAATTATTCAGCTCTGGAAACCTCTTATCCGGTGCCGTTTGAGCGGCGATATAACGAGAGTGGCTGTTATAAGAGGAAGCCGGTTGTGTCCATCGCCCCCTGGCAGCGGGTGAAGTACCGTGGCAGGTTCTGGAAGGGCCTCCAGCTACCAGTGATTGTCATGTCCGGAGCAGGAAATATAGGGAACGTCATGGGAAATTATGCTACAATCTATGCCATAGGCCGTGCCTACAATGCCACTGTTAGAATTAACCCGCAAATGCACAAGCAAATGATGACGGTTTTTCCCAATAAGACTATCCCTGCCATCTTGA ATGGtacagagaaaataataaaaaagttgcCATTCCTTGGACATTATGTTTATGGGGACAAAGAAGCTGCTGCAGCAGGTCTCTTGGGGCCTCATATATTTTCTGCACAAG GAAGCCCAATTGAAGTCGAATTGTTCCATGCTTATTCTTGTGAGATAAGAAAAGAATTTACATTTTCATCAACATTTCAAGAAAAG GTGAAAGCATTCTGGTTGGCAAAGAAGGACTTCGTGGGAGAAGCTGTACGGGTCGGCTTTCATATCAGACGCGGAGACTATGTTGCATATGTGAGG AGGAGAGGAGAAAAATTACCAAATGAAACTTACTACGAAAACGCAATGAATTTCTACAAAGAAAGATTCAGTAACGTCGTTTTCGTCGTCTCATCCAACGACAGAAAATACATCCAAAAAACCTTCGAAAATCACACGGACGTGATTTTCGTACCAG GCAAAAACCGTGAAGAAGACATGGCCATCCTAGCTTCCTGCGACCACAGTATCATGACAGTTGGTACCTTTGGCTTCTGGACAGCTTACCTGGCTGGTGGGTATGTTGTTTATCCGGGCGACTTTCACATTCCTAATTATCCCATACAGAGGGAAAGATTCGAGAGAGCTCACATGGATTACTTTGTGCCGATGTCTAGCAATCCTCTCTAA
- the LOC137656342 gene encoding oocyte zinc finger protein XlCOF6-like: MNSEPPSEFHVKCETDDATSVTSVDGKRETDDATSVTSVDVKRETDDATSVTSVDVKRETDDATSVTSVDVKRETDDATSVTSVDVKRETDDATSVTSVDHAEDFTDSDFRMENDISVSPVSHEDEDLVEDGAEAEDPLSISPVRCEEKERICYNEASNALLVPTDQLMIFKTKPEIYENCEDPEIGDDNEGEEVKYSSIMDSANRNSLENCGMISIKEEQTVSSGSEKSFGQEELKTVVKIRTGKKSLKCVTCGKKFAKRSDLKVHILGHTGEKPFRCNECGKGFSEKHRLTKHLRIHSGEKPFKGKLCGRAFSQKSYVDKHVKTHTGEKPYMCSECGKIFSVKRNLENHMSIHTGVKPYECERAYIKKSNLVSHMSTHTDEKPFSCSECGKEFAQKFNLECHVKIHTGVKLLKCSECPRSYLSKSGLRYHKKIHNGERETPLCLCSQCGKAFFQMIDLRRHMATHTGDKPFSCTICGKGFSVGSYLAKHLKIHTGEKPYSCTECGKAYSQKWDLTLHMNSHTGEKRFKCVECGKAYSNKSCYQSHMIFHTGEEPFRCGECGKGFYPKSRLVRHMKTHNGEKPYKCGECAKAYVNKKNLRKHMISHTGK, translated from the coding sequence ATGAATTCGGAACCTCCCTCAGAATTCCATGTGAAATGTGAAACTGACGACGCAACTTCAGTCACATCTGTCGACGGGAAACGTGAAACTGACGACGCAACGTCAGTCACATCTGTCGACGTGAAACGTGAAACTGACGACGCAACGTCAGTCACATCTGTCGACGTGAAACGTGAAACTGACGACGCAACGTCAGTCACATCTGTCGACGTGAAACGTGAAACTGACGACGCAACGTCAGTCACATCTGTCGACGTGAAACGTGAAACTGACGACGCAACGTCAGTCACATCTGTCGATCATGCGGAAGATTTTACTGACAGTGATTTTAGAATGGAAAATGACATATCAGTTTCTCCAGTCAGTCATGAAGATGAGGATTTGGTAGAGGATGGTGCTGAGGCTGAAGATCCCTTATCAATTTCTCCAGTCCGTTGTGAAGAGAAGGAAAGGATATGTTATAATGAAGCCAGTAATGCTTTACTTGTGCCTACAGATCAATTGATGATATTTAAGACAAAACCAGAAATATATGAGAACTGTGAAGACCCAGAAATAGGTGATGATAATGAAGGAGAGGAAGTGAAATATTCAAGCATAATGGATTCAGCAAATAGAAACAGTCTAGAGAATTGTGGGATGATTTCAATAAAAGAAGAGCAGACAGTGAGTAGTGGAAGTGAAAAATCATTTGGTCAGGAAGAACTCAAGACAGTTGTAAAAATTCGCACTGGAAAGAAGTCGCTGAAGTGTGTAACTTGCGGAAAAAAATTTGCTAAGAGATCTGACTTGAAAGTCCATATTTTAGGTCATACCGGAGAGAAACCGTTTAGGTGTAATGAATGTGGCAAAGGGTTTTCTGAGAAACATAGGCTCACAAAGCACTTGAGAATTCACTCAGGGGAGAAGCCTTTTAAAGGCAAATTGTGCGGGAGAGCATTTTCCCAGAAAAGTTACGTCGACAAACATGTAAAAACTCACACTGGTGAGAAGCCCTATATGTGCAGCGAATGTGGAAAGATCTTTTCTGTGAAAAGAAATCTTGAAAATCATATGAGTATTCACACTGGAGTGAAACCATACGAGTGTGAGAGGGCATATATTAAGAAAAGCAATCTTGTAAGCCACATGAGTACCCACACTGACGAGAAACCGTTTAGCTGTAGTGAATGCGGAAAAGAATTTGCCCAAAAATTCAATCTTGAGTGCCATGTAAAAATTCACACTGGAGTGAAACTTCTCAAGTGCAGTGAATGTCCAAGATCATATTTAAGTAAAAGTGGTCTCAGATATCATAAGAAGATCCATAACGGAGAGCGAGAAACCCCATTGTGTCTTTGCAGTCAGTGTGGCAAAGCGTTTTTTCAGATGATTGACCTCAGAAGACATATGGCTACCCACACTGGAGACAAACCATTCAGCTGTACTATTTGCGGTAAAGGATTTTCAGTGGGAAGTTATCTTGCGAAGCATTTGAAGATacacacgggagagaagccctaCAGCTGCACTGAATGCGGCAAAGCCTATTCTCAGAAATGGGACCTCACTCTTCATATGAACAGTCATACCGGAGAAAAACGCTTCAAGTGCGTTGAGTGCGGAAAGGCTTATTCGAATAAAAGTTGTTATCAAAGTCACATGATTTTTCACACTGGGGAAGAGCCATTTAGATGTGGCGAATGCGGGAAGGGATTTTATCCAAAAAGTAGACTCGTTAGACATATGAAGACTCATAACGGAGAGAAACCGTACAAATGCGGCGAATGCGCGAAAGCATATGTCAATAAAAAAAACCTCCGCAAACATATGATTAGTCACACTGGAAAATAG